The Euphorbia lathyris chromosome 3, ddEupLath1.1, whole genome shotgun sequence genome contains a region encoding:
- the LOC136221709 gene encoding dirigent protein 21-like, translating to MVHICYGSSKEIDPWLSHAKEKVSHLHFYLHDTFSGQNPSAVEIVKPDITHISPTLFGALVMIDDPLTEGPLPISKEVGRAQGLYGSSGQTTFDLAMAFNLVFTSGLFNGSTLAVLGRNQATDSTRELPIVGGTGVFRLARGFASLKTYFINATNGDAIVEYNVSAIHY from the coding sequence ATGGTTCATATCTGTTATGGAAGTTCCAAAGAAATTGATCCATGGTTGAGTCATGCTAAGGAAAAAGTGAGCCATCTTCACTTTTACTTACATGATACATTTTCAGGCCAAAACCCCTCGGCAGTAGAGATAGTCAAACCCGACATAACACATATATCACCTACATTATTCGGCGCACTTGTTATGATCGACGATCCCTTGACAGAAGGACCTCTTCCAATATCCAAGGAGGTCGGCAGAGCTCAGGGTTTGTATGGATCTTCGGGTCAGACCACTTTTGATCTTGCCATGGCTTTCAACTTAGTTTTCACTTCTGGACTATTCAACGGCAGTACCCTTGCTGTATTAGGCCGGAATCAGGCCACGGATTCTACCCGGGAGCTGCCTATTGTTGGGGGAACTGGTGTTTTCCGGTTGGCTCGTGGATTTGCTTCCCTTAAAACGTATTTTATTAATGCTACTAATGGTGATGCTATTGTTGAATATAATGTTTCTGCCATACATTATTGA
- the LOC136224213 gene encoding dirigent protein 23-like, with amino-acid sequence MGNLWLLLITITSLKCAHAFHPENMEFIKSQQKEKTTNIQFYFHDTVSGKNPSAIKVAESAQTQKSPTLFGAIMMADDPLTEGPDPKSQLLGRAQGLYGSAGQSEMCLIMVMNFAFTHGIYNGSSVSLLGKNSALSPVREMPIIGGTGVFRFVRGYAIAKTHWFDITTGDAIVGYNLTLVH; translated from the coding sequence ATGGGAAACTTATGGCTTCTTTTGATCACCATCACATCCTTGAAATGTGCACATGCTTTCCATCCAGAAAACATGGAATTCATCAAATCTCAGCAGAAAGAGAAAACAACCAATATCCAATTCTATTTCCACGACACAGTTAGTGGGAAGAACCCAAGTGCAATCAAGGTAGCCGAGTCTGCTCAAACTCAGAAATCTCCAACTCTGTTTGGTGCTATTATGATGGCTGATGACCCTTTAACTGAAGGACCTGACCCTAAGTCCCAATTGTTAGGAAGGGCACAAGGGCTTTATGGGTCTGCTGGGCAGAGTGAAATGTGCCTTATAATGGTTATGAACTTTGCCTTTACTCATGGTATTTATAATGGAAGTTCTGTTAGTCTACTTGGGAAGAACTCGGCATTAAGTCCCGTGAGAGAGATGCCGATCATAGGCGGAACAGGGGTTTTCCGGTTTGTTCGTGGTTATGCGATTGCCAAGACTCATTGGTTTGATATTACTACTGGAGATGCTATTGTTGGCTATAATCTTACACTTGTTCATTAG